The proteins below come from a single Lepeophtheirus salmonis chromosome 4, UVic_Lsal_1.4, whole genome shotgun sequence genomic window:
- the LOC121115966 gene encoding uncharacterized protein, giving the protein MDGYFNMWIIKPGCSSRGRGISIAKRLEKIMDTVGSGSGSNKARYIVQKYIERPLLIYRTKFDIRQWLLVTSWNPLHIWMYKHSYLRFCSQPYNLQSHHESIHLCNNAIQSKYAVNTDRSLQLPAENMWDSVTFHSFLKTQGHGDKWGSVIYPSMRRALIGSLLATQDTMDMSSRNNSFELYGADFMLTEDFNPWLIEINSSPALSSTTAVTARLCSEVLEDVVKVTVDRKKNKNFDSGNFELVYKQNTLQPSFFVGINLTVKGVRIDFNTGNNGGSCAGGGLSHYSGRKNQHYSTSSILKVKENNKNDIRISAPREELRGLLAEAKRSVTLDHSNRKPIITDLIDNIMSIPSCFQDTKSKISLVKEWMEHHQTSICENPMKDKEALPIGKKENDSDEGIEKDVLDVEEEEESSKFSHSVNNLKAPMSFMKRQTSKVCPLSIGDNYENIPGSQFVAPVPKSSRNVRRGSCSKEKKQGIRVGSSSKLRTKVNSSGVKSPRTRSIAKVKKFKIKNKLITKMPNISSATTTTTNGPHSTKSIKQPQSHSEVKKALEDDPSKFMLQKIPLCENQAILKRYGCSHVSFL; this is encoded by the exons ATGGATGGTTATTTCAACATGTGGATCATTAAACCCGGCTGCTCCTCTCGTGGAAGAGGGATATCCATCGCAAAGCGACTTGAAAAAATCATGGACACCGTTGGATCCGGCTCTGGTAGCAATAAAGCTCGATATATTGTACAGAAATATATTGAAAGACCCTTATTGATTTATCGAACCAAGTTTGATATTCGTCAATGGCTCCTTGTGACGTCATGGAATCCATTGCACATTTGGATGTATAAACATTCCTATTTAAG attttgTTCACAACCCTACAATCTTCAATCCCATCATGAATCCATTCATTTGTGCAACAATgctattcaatcaaaatatgcTGTCAACACGGATCGATCTCTACAACTGCCTGCAGAAAACATGTGGGACAGCGTTACATTTCATTCATTTCTCAAAACACAAGGGCACGGAGATAAATGGGGATCAGTCATATATCCGTCAATGCGAAGGGCACTCATAG GTTCCCTTCTTGCAACACAAGACACCATGGACATGAGCAGTCGTAACAATTCATTCGAACTCTATGGTGCAGATTTTATGCTTACAGAAGATTTTAACCCATGGCTTATAGAAATCAATTCAAGCCCTGCTCTAAGTTCCACCACAGCTGTTACAGCTCGTCTCTGTTCTGAAGTCCTTGAAGATGTGGTAAAGGTGACTGTGGATcgtaaaaagaataaaaatttcgaCTCAGGGAACTTTGAGCTTGTGTATAAGCAAAACACTCTTCAGCCCTCTTTCTTCGTGGGAATCAACCTCACAGTGAAGGGTGTCAGAATTGACTTTAACACTGGGAATAATGGAGGTAGTTGTGCTGGCGGCGGCTTGAGTCATTATTCTGGAAG gaaAAACCAACATTATTCCACCTCTTCCATTCTCAaagttaaggaaaataataaaaatgatattcgAATTAG tgcACCTAGAGAAGAGTTAAGAGGACTCCTTGCAGAAGCAAAAAGATCCGTTACACTCGACCACTCCAACCGAAAGCCAATCATTACCGATTTAATTGACAATATCATGTCCATTCCATCCTGTTTTCAAGATACAAAGTCCAAGATATCCCTTGTCAAAGAATGGATGGAACACCATCAAACAAGTATTTGTGAAAATCCAATGAAGGACAAAGAGGCTCTACCCATTGGGAAAAAAGAGAATGACTCGGATGAAGGTATTGAAAAAGATGTATTGGATGTAGAAGAGGAAGAAGAGTCCTCTAAGTTTTCACATTCAGTGAATAATTTAAAAGCTCCTATGTCCTTCATGAAGAGACAAACTTCCAAAGTGTGTCCTCTAAGCATAGGTgataattatgaaaacattCCTGGGAGTCAATTTGTGGCTCCAGTCCCAAAGAGTTCTCGGAATGTTCGAAGAGGATCTTGTAGTAAGGAAAAGAAGCAGGGGATTCGTGTTGGTTCATCAAGTAAATTGCGAACAAAGGTAAATAGCTCCGGAGTCAAAAGTCCTAGGACTCGATCCATCGCCAAAGTTAAGAAATTTAAGATAAAGAATAAACTAATAACAAAAATGCCTAATATATCGTCagccaccaccaccaccacaaATGGGCCTCATTCTACAAAGTCTATAAAGCAGCCGCAGAGTCATTCTGAGGTCAAAAAAGCCCTGGAGGATGATCCTTCAAAGTTTATGTTACAGAAAATCCCTCTTTGTGAGAATCAAGCCATTCTTAAGCGATACGGATGCTCACACGTTTCCTTTTTGTGA